In a single window of the Paenibacillus sp. MMS20-IR301 genome:
- a CDS encoding MFS transporter, which produces MSDVRPFSLENESTIIPESWREYIELAEKQHQLHKKTLAVVIASQIFGGAGLAAGITVGALLAQDMIGSDNYAGLPSALFTLGSAGTALVVGRLSQKSGRRVGLAAGFFAGGAGAFGVVLAAILNNVILLFLSLFIYGAGTATNLQARYAATDLSPPAKRAKAISMAMVFTTFGAVARPNLVNFTGRVATSLGAPALSGPFMLGAVAYTLAGLVLLIFLRPDPYLVSKAIAEANRIKNTNGDVRSSHDMEGSVNKPGLITGATVMVLTQIVMVAIMTMTPLHMKSHGHGLGAVGMVIGIHVAAMYLPSLVTGILVDRLGRTIMAYAAGLTLLSAGLIAAYAPSDSMPLLILALALLGLGWNFGLISGTATIIDATPLHIRAKTQGTVDVLIALSGASGGVLSGLIVAHSDYSTLSLAGGILSLLLIPVILRFQIKKKTN; this is translated from the coding sequence ATGTCAGATGTAAGGCCTTTCAGTCTTGAAAATGAAAGTACTATTATCCCTGAATCATGGAGGGAGTATATCGAATTAGCAGAAAAGCAGCATCAGCTACACAAAAAAACGTTGGCTGTCGTAATTGCTTCTCAGATATTTGGCGGAGCAGGGTTAGCCGCAGGTATTACAGTTGGAGCACTGCTGGCACAGGATATGATCGGTTCAGATAATTATGCCGGGCTTCCATCTGCCTTATTTACGCTTGGTTCTGCTGGTACAGCATTAGTGGTTGGCCGGCTTTCTCAAAAATCAGGCCGGCGTGTAGGGTTAGCAGCCGGATTTTTTGCGGGAGGGGCAGGTGCATTTGGAGTTGTTCTTGCGGCAATATTGAATAATGTCATTCTGCTGTTTCTATCGCTATTCATATATGGAGCTGGGACTGCGACAAACCTGCAGGCACGATATGCAGCAACGGACTTGTCGCCGCCGGCTAAGCGGGCCAAAGCTATAAGCATGGCCATGGTTTTTACCACCTTTGGTGCTGTGGCAAGACCTAATCTTGTTAATTTTACGGGGAGAGTTGCCACTTCGCTAGGTGCACCGGCGCTGTCAGGCCCATTTATGTTAGGTGCTGTGGCGTATACTCTGGCTGGCCTGGTTCTGCTTATTTTTCTTCGGCCAGATCCTTACCTCGTCTCGAAAGCCATTGCAGAAGCGAACCGGATAAAAAATACAAATGGTGATGTACGCAGCTCACATGATATGGAAGGAAGCGTTAATAAGCCCGGGCTCATCACCGGAGCAACGGTAATGGTTCTAACACAGATTGTAATGGTTGCCATTATGACAATGACACCTTTGCATATGAAGAGTCACGGTCACGGCTTAGGCGCAGTAGGGATGGTAATCGGCATTCACGTGGCAGCTATGTATCTACCTTCATTAGTTACTGGAATCTTGGTTGATAGACTGGGCCGGACTATTATGGCTTATGCAGCCGGGTTGACACTGTTGTCAGCAGGGTTAATAGCAGCATATGCGCCTAGTGACTCAATGCCGTTGCTTATATTGGCACTTGCACTTTTAGGCTTAGGATGGAACTTTGGGCTGATAAGCGGAACGGCAACGATTATCGATGCTACACCTCTGCATATCAGGGCCAAAACACAAGGTACAGTCGATGTTTTAATCGCTTTATCCGGCGCTTCAGGCGGGGTGCTGTCCGGCCTGATCGTGGCTCATTCTGATTACTCTACGCTCTCTTTAGCTGGCGGGATTCTATCGTTGCTGCTGATTCCGGTTATACTACGGTTTCAAATTAAAAAGAAAACCAATTGA
- a CDS encoding LysR family transcriptional regulator, producing the protein MNLHALKIFHTVVEKGGVTRAAEELRISQPAVTAQVRNLEKELGIQLLASKGRGILVTDAGQMLASHAKRLFALERELDEVVREYKAGFSGILRIVATYLPANLLLPEWLALYKQEHPSVEVVLTTANSREAVEGLLQYDAEVAVYGGGWEEQAGIQWEELLEDELWFIVPKNHPYAGKEITLAEMMKVPFILREEGSSTRERLFSLCRALNVSPPKVGLQFNGVNEMVRAVMAGYGAVFISSLAVRDNVERGDVERVRVKGASLLNPIAVCTRKQETLSPPAAAFLSLVREQSKGWA; encoded by the coding sequence ATGAATCTTCACGCCCTTAAAATATTTCACACCGTCGTCGAAAAAGGAGGAGTCACCCGTGCCGCTGAGGAACTACGGATTAGCCAGCCTGCGGTTACGGCCCAGGTACGCAACCTGGAGAAGGAACTGGGCATCCAGCTGTTAGCCTCCAAAGGGCGTGGCATTCTGGTGACCGATGCGGGTCAGATGCTGGCCAGCCACGCGAAACGGCTGTTTGCGCTCGAGCGGGAGCTGGATGAAGTGGTCCGGGAATATAAGGCCGGGTTCAGCGGTATCCTGCGGATCGTCGCCACCTATCTGCCAGCCAATCTGCTGCTTCCGGAATGGCTTGCTCTCTACAAGCAGGAGCACCCTTCTGTGGAGGTAGTCCTGACCACGGCCAACTCCCGGGAAGCAGTGGAGGGGCTATTGCAGTATGATGCGGAGGTAGCCGTATACGGAGGCGGCTGGGAGGAGCAGGCGGGCATCCAATGGGAGGAGCTTCTGGAGGATGAGCTCTGGTTTATCGTCCCCAAAAACCATCCATACGCCGGGAAAGAAATTACTTTAGCAGAGATGATGAAGGTTCCCTTCATTCTGCGTGAAGAAGGAAGTTCTACCCGGGAACGTCTCTTCTCCTTGTGCCGGGCTTTAAACGTGAGTCCTCCCAAGGTTGGTCTACAATTTAACGGGGTGAACGAGATGGTTCGGGCCGTCATGGCCGGCTACGGAGCCGTCTTTATCTCCTCCCTGGCCGTAAGGGACAATGTGGAGCGCGGGGATGTGGAGCGTGTGAGGGTCAAGGGCGCTTCCTTGCTAAATCCGATTGCCGTGTGTACCCGGAAGCAGGAGACGTTGTCACCACCGGCTGCGGCATTCCTCTCATTGGTCCGGGAGCAGTCGAAAGGATGGGCATGA
- the pyk gene encoding pyruvate kinase — protein MNKTKIVCTIGPSSESPEMLRKLIRAGMNVARLNFAHGELDEHAERIRRIREAAKELNQYVAVLLDIKGPEIRIGKMASDYAELVSGEAVVLTTEEVLGTKDRIQVTYKQLPQDVKPGTIILIDDGLVRLEVVKAEGTEITCLILNGGKLKQRKGINVPGIKTSLPGVTEKDVRHIEFGIEQRIDIIAQSFVRKAEDILEIKHILNKHKGGHIQVIAKIENDEGVENLDAILSVADGLMVARGDLGVDLPVEEVPLVQKDMIKKCNLAGKPVITATHMLESMQMNPRPTRAEASDVANAIFDGTDSVMLSGESAAGKYPLESVETMARIAARTESVLGRYDRYSLKGDEAADNVTGAIGEAVARTALALSAKAILALTESGFTARMIAKHKPAVPVIAVSTQESVLYALSLTWGVTPLLRKESASSTDAAVAAAVELAKSAGYIQDGDLVVITAGVPAGCTGTTNLLRVHQVGEGL, from the coding sequence ATGAACAAAACTAAAATCGTCTGTACCATTGGCCCCTCCAGCGAAAGTCCCGAAATGCTCCGGAAGCTGATCCGGGCCGGTATGAACGTCGCCCGCCTGAATTTCGCCCACGGAGAGCTGGACGAGCATGCGGAGCGCATCCGCCGTATCCGGGAAGCAGCCAAGGAGCTGAACCAATACGTTGCCGTCCTGCTCGACATCAAAGGTCCGGAAATTCGCATCGGTAAAATGGCCTCGGACTATGCGGAGCTGGTATCGGGTGAAGCCGTGGTTCTGACCACCGAGGAAGTACTCGGCACCAAGGACCGCATACAAGTCACCTACAAGCAGCTGCCCCAAGATGTCAAGCCCGGCACTATCATTCTGATCGATGACGGTCTGGTCCGGTTGGAGGTCGTAAAGGCCGAAGGCACCGAAATCACCTGCCTCATCCTGAACGGCGGCAAGCTGAAGCAGCGCAAGGGCATCAATGTTCCCGGCATCAAAACCAGTCTTCCCGGCGTAACTGAGAAGGACGTCCGGCACATCGAGTTCGGTATTGAGCAGAGGATCGACATCATCGCCCAATCCTTCGTACGCAAAGCCGAAGACATTCTAGAGATTAAACATATCCTAAATAAACACAAGGGCGGCCATATCCAAGTCATTGCCAAGATTGAAAATGACGAAGGCGTGGAGAACCTGGACGCTATCCTGAGCGTAGCTGACGGCCTGATGGTTGCCCGCGGCGATCTGGGCGTAGACCTGCCGGTGGAGGAGGTGCCACTGGTTCAGAAAGACATGATCAAGAAGTGTAACCTGGCCGGAAAACCGGTCATCACCGCCACCCACATGCTGGAGTCCATGCAGATGAACCCGCGTCCGACCCGTGCGGAAGCAAGCGATGTCGCCAATGCCATCTTCGACGGCACCGATTCCGTCATGCTGTCCGGTGAATCTGCCGCAGGCAAGTACCCGCTGGAGTCCGTCGAGACCATGGCGCGCATCGCCGCCCGCACCGAGTCCGTTCTGGGACGTTATGACCGCTACAGCCTCAAGGGTGATGAGGCTGCCGATAACGTAACCGGCGCCATCGGTGAAGCTGTTGCCCGTACTGCGCTCGCGCTCTCCGCCAAGGCCATTCTTGCCCTGACCGAAAGCGGCTTTACCGCCCGGATGATCGCCAAGCATAAGCCGGCTGTACCGGTCATCGCTGTATCCACCCAGGAGAGCGTGCTGTATGCCCTGTCTTTGACCTGGGGGGTAACTCCGCTGCTGCGCAAAGAGTCCGCTTCCAGCACGGATGCAGCTGTAGCAGCCGCTGTTGAACTGGCCAAGTCAGCCGGATACATACAAGATGGCGACTTGGTGGTCATCACCGCCGGTGTCCCCGCAGGCTGCACCGGAACCACCAACCTGCTGCGGGTTCACCAAGTAGGCGAAGGGCTCTAA
- a CDS encoding alpha/beta hydrolase, translating to MKTAKRMSRWKKILIWISVVVVALVAGVFVYLKSVTYSPSGNAEAAMLSDDQVHVTTIKQGYRFEPQGKEAVEPNIIFYPGGLVEPASYAPLARAMAEQGHRVYIAKMPLNLAIFGQNKADIFIAEHPDEAFVIGGHSLGGAFASRYAAEQPEKLEGIFYLASYADDGGSLKDTSLSALQITGTDDGVLNKEEWEKTQTNLPEDTTFVSIDGGNHGQFGSYGMQKGDHAPEITEDEQLRSVVQALDDWFNSFK from the coding sequence TTGAAAACGGCAAAACGCATGAGCAGATGGAAGAAAATACTGATATGGATAAGCGTGGTTGTCGTCGCCCTTGTGGCAGGAGTGTTTGTATATCTCAAATCGGTTACGTATAGCCCGTCCGGAAATGCTGAAGCAGCAATGCTAAGCGACGATCAGGTACATGTCACCACTATAAAGCAGGGTTACCGGTTTGAACCGCAGGGAAAAGAAGCTGTGGAGCCCAATATCATTTTTTATCCGGGAGGTCTGGTAGAACCCGCAAGTTATGCTCCGCTCGCCAGAGCAATGGCGGAACAAGGCCACCGGGTATACATTGCCAAGATGCCGCTCAATTTAGCCATCTTTGGTCAGAATAAAGCCGACATTTTCATTGCAGAGCATCCTGATGAAGCGTTCGTCATTGGCGGCCATTCGCTGGGCGGCGCATTTGCCTCCCGGTATGCTGCAGAGCAGCCTGAGAAGCTTGAAGGTATTTTTTACTTGGCCTCTTATGCAGATGACGGTGGAAGCTTAAAGGATACCAGCTTATCTGCATTACAAATTACAGGAACCGATGATGGCGTACTGAACAAGGAAGAATGGGAGAAGACCCAAACGAATCTACCTGAGGACACAACATTCGTCAGCATTGATGGAGGGAACCACGGACAGTTCGGATCATACGGGATGCAAAAGGGAGATCATGCACCTGAAATTACCGAAGATGAACAACTCCGGAGTGTCGTCCAGGCGTTAGATGATTGGTTTAACTCATTCAAATAG
- a CDS encoding helix-turn-helix domain-containing protein, translating to MPEKSRKRLPGRPKQADTDLSVQQTIISTASSLFKEYGYESVTLQQIGKQCGVSKQAIYYHFASKPELFKVAMTAMFHNIHRVTAELLNEADHLEQGLVRLAEASLANPHTEIESMMRDAEPYLEKEQIRIIREAEQQIIGLLAVHFRNAMNQQLLREDDPMFLAETFSTLMLIGNRPLKYESHLVLGRRLVALFLRGAI from the coding sequence ATGCCAGAAAAATCAAGAAAGCGGTTGCCGGGTAGACCCAAACAAGCTGACACAGACTTATCTGTTCAGCAAACGATTATTTCTACTGCATCCTCATTGTTTAAGGAATACGGCTACGAATCGGTCACACTCCAGCAAATCGGGAAACAATGCGGTGTCTCCAAGCAGGCCATTTATTATCATTTCGCAAGCAAACCTGAACTATTCAAGGTCGCCATGACTGCGATGTTTCACAATATCCATAGAGTCACTGCCGAGCTGTTGAATGAAGCCGATCATCTGGAACAGGGGTTGGTCCGTTTGGCGGAAGCCAGCTTAGCAAATCCCCATACTGAGATTGAATCGATGATGAGGGATGCTGAGCCTTATCTTGAAAAAGAGCAGATTCGGATAATCCGGGAAGCCGAGCAACAAATTATCGGATTGTTAGCTGTCCATTTCAGGAACGCGATGAACCAGCAGCTTCTTCGTGAAGACGATCCAATGTTCCTGGCAGAGACCTTCTCGACCCTGATGTTGATTGGGAATCGTCCGCTTAAGTATGAATCTCATCTTGTCCTGGGCCGGAGGCTGGTGGCCCTCTTCCTTCGGGGGGCAATTTGA
- a CDS encoding response regulator, with the protein MIKALLIDDERLAIVKLEFMLNEMKTVEVAGCFTDPVQALEAAPRLSPDVIFLDIEMPELNGLMVAEQLQSICPKAMIVFLTAYNNYAVDAFELNALDYILKPVNRSRLSVTLERLEKRLEAQALLHPVKATLVHCFQSIRFEYGGVIIPNFRWRTTKAQELFAYLLHNRNRFVHRDALIELLWPDFPVKKASSLLYTTIYQVRQCLKQGEIDLQISNVSAGEGYLLEVKGLHVDVDEWEEGIQRLSLIHSGNVLEHHRLFELYIGDYMGDYDFLWAESERQRLRTIWLHHAMNIGNFYISCNKLAEAVTVYQRIVQMQPYFEQAHFGLMKIYETVGDRPAVESQYNHLSEILLYELGIEPITEITNWYETWKQGNHKNIPLEDKTAASL; encoded by the coding sequence TTGATTAAGGCACTGCTAATAGATGATGAACGACTGGCTATAGTTAAACTGGAGTTTATGCTTAATGAAATGAAAACTGTGGAGGTTGCAGGATGCTTTACGGATCCTGTACAAGCTCTTGAGGCTGCTCCCCGCTTAAGTCCGGATGTGATTTTTCTGGATATTGAAATGCCGGAGCTTAACGGTCTTATGGTCGCAGAACAACTTCAGAGCATCTGTCCCAAAGCAATGATCGTTTTTTTGACAGCCTACAATAACTATGCCGTTGATGCCTTTGAGCTTAATGCGCTGGATTATATTCTAAAGCCTGTTAACCGCAGCAGACTTTCGGTAACACTTGAGCGGCTGGAGAAGCGTCTGGAGGCGCAAGCGTTGTTACATCCGGTCAAAGCTACTCTGGTGCACTGCTTCCAATCGATCCGGTTCGAATACGGGGGCGTTATAATTCCCAATTTCCGCTGGCGCACTACGAAGGCTCAGGAGCTGTTCGCGTATTTATTGCACAATCGTAACCGCTTTGTTCACAGGGATGCGCTTATTGAACTGCTATGGCCTGACTTTCCAGTCAAAAAAGCCTCCTCGCTACTGTACACTACAATTTATCAGGTTAGGCAGTGCCTTAAACAGGGGGAAATTGATCTGCAGATCAGTAATGTCAGTGCCGGTGAAGGCTACCTGCTTGAAGTTAAAGGACTGCATGTCGATGTCGACGAATGGGAAGAAGGTATTCAGCGTCTGTCCTTAATTCATTCCGGCAATGTTCTGGAGCATCATCGCTTATTCGAACTTTACATAGGGGACTATATGGGGGATTATGATTTCTTATGGGCAGAAAGTGAACGGCAGCGTCTTCGCACGATCTGGCTTCATCACGCTATGAATATTGGTAATTTCTATATCTCCTGCAACAAACTTGCTGAAGCAGTAACGGTGTATCAGCGAATCGTTCAGATGCAGCCCTACTTTGAGCAGGCGCATTTCGGATTAATGAAGATCTATGAGACCGTCGGGGACCGGCCAGCTGTTGAGAGTCAATATAATCATCTCTCGGAAATACTTCTGTATGAGCTGGGGATAGAACCTATCACTGAAATTACTAATTGGTATGAAACATGGAAACAAGGTAATCACAAGAATATACCGCTTGAAGACAAAACCGCCGCTTCGTTATGA
- a CDS encoding collagen binding domain-containing protein: protein MKVKKINLWLILILMVTQWTTSFGSFTQSAYAEPSNITENLIQSVTLAVYTDDHYSETVTGNVYQLDSHTELNYNWSLYDGHGYKAGSTFGFDLPGQFELYNDLDGELLFGSEAVGTYHVNKDSNHVVFTFNEFIEQYDQVSGTFTVRSLLSSKKISGSTKQLVEFPIHGGTQVIELQFKPNVSSTVEKKGTPAPQFYNPKQINWTVDVNKALESVGNAAVTDVIPAGLSLDTSTIVVRELGVNLDGTVTPGAIVPGSSYNTSGSAPAKLELKFNQSPIIKAYRIEFTTDITASGEDAVSYENTAVFTGDGGLSKESKATVTAGRGKPLNKVTAGYDSATQTISWAIEFNYNEKLIPANDALLKDTVDLKQELIANSLMVYPVTIAADGTGVKDEQPLPDNKYTVTTSVVDGKNQFALKFKDDIHSAYRIEYKTKASERVFKNGNVTNEVIFGEHKESSSQNITQQILSKGNSNIHYLNKTVDWTITINKDSKTMNNLKVTDTFLNAGLKLVPGTLVIKPAGGGAAVVTEVVYTEHNPVTATDGFTIIFKAPIHEPYTITYTTQFNYDWLSEGEDRFVNQAVLEWLETGETDVRTITETSTFNPRAEVKNNGLKNGSYDALAKKITWNIGANYNMKSLAKAKLTDTISEGQIVDLDSVKVFKWVYGKNGNPDEDVNVNEEDYKVTLSGGKLEISFNKTINYAFYVTFKTSFAGQVIDLKEVNNTAVLYDGTARESADLNASVNIPNGGEYINKTGAQNGNKIDWTVYINRNQSVVKDAVLTDLPSANQILLTNTYHLYKTNVAANGTITPASEELVNGKDYTLKFLKDSDGKESFQLKFVSEISEAYILKYQSLIAAQNNEQVSNEVNLEGKNVKEVTKDSNSEITVKLSSGSGTGSGVRGTLSIEKIDASNHSKTLQGAEFDLFRIAGNEQIWINSGVTNVEGKLEFTKLLGGDYTVIEKTSPAGYVLDTTPHPVKINSTTGIELQITNKTTVVPTVAPTVSPSPTASPTLAPTVAPTVAPTIAPTATPTVAPTEAPTATPTVAPTATPTVAPTEAPTATPTIAPTATPTPAPTMAPTETPYVPSLPSSTPTPGVPGVVVTPGPTVTPAVTPTASPEPTVAPGVTPASSSPSSPQPTAVTTIEDVPIEGEIPLGGIPSIGDKPEHGTVVITPDGKWKYTPDPGYTGKDKFTIIINNNGEEQELEIEVVVDEVPKGTVDEPVQQEPANQSGLPGKLPQTGEEAPILIYAAGIGLILLGFILSRKFRESKK from the coding sequence ATGAAAGTGAAAAAAATTAACCTGTGGCTCATTCTTATCCTGATGGTTACCCAATGGACCACTAGCTTTGGATCTTTCACACAAAGCGCTTATGCAGAACCCAGTAATATTACTGAAAATCTGATCCAAAGTGTAACACTTGCCGTGTATACGGATGACCACTACTCAGAGACAGTCACCGGGAATGTGTATCAGCTGGATTCCCACACTGAATTAAACTACAACTGGTCATTATATGACGGGCACGGGTATAAAGCAGGCTCCACTTTTGGATTTGATCTTCCGGGGCAATTCGAGCTCTATAACGATTTAGATGGAGAGCTTCTATTTGGGAGTGAAGCGGTCGGTACGTACCATGTCAATAAAGACAGCAATCATGTGGTCTTTACGTTCAATGAATTTATTGAACAGTACGATCAAGTAAGCGGCACTTTCACTGTACGCTCACTGCTTAGTTCTAAAAAAATATCCGGGTCTACGAAACAGCTTGTGGAGTTTCCTATCCATGGCGGCACCCAGGTGATTGAACTACAATTCAAGCCTAACGTCAGTTCGACCGTAGAGAAGAAAGGAACTCCAGCACCTCAATTCTACAATCCGAAGCAAATCAACTGGACAGTCGATGTAAACAAGGCCTTGGAAAGTGTAGGCAATGCTGCCGTCACCGATGTCATTCCAGCAGGTTTGTCACTGGATACGAGTACCATTGTAGTGCGCGAGCTTGGAGTGAATCTGGATGGCACAGTCACGCCTGGAGCCATTGTTCCGGGAAGCAGTTATAACACTTCCGGGTCTGCCCCGGCGAAGCTGGAATTGAAATTTAATCAGAGTCCGATTATCAAGGCGTATCGTATAGAATTCACCACCGATATTACAGCCAGCGGTGAAGACGCAGTTAGTTATGAGAATACTGCGGTATTTACAGGCGACGGCGGATTATCCAAAGAATCAAAGGCTACCGTTACCGCAGGAAGAGGTAAGCCGCTTAATAAAGTGACTGCCGGCTACGATTCTGCCACCCAGACTATCAGCTGGGCCATTGAATTCAACTACAATGAAAAGCTGATTCCGGCAAACGATGCGCTGCTGAAGGATACTGTAGACCTCAAACAAGAGCTCATCGCAAATTCACTGATGGTATACCCGGTGACTATTGCGGCCGATGGTACAGGGGTCAAGGATGAACAGCCGCTTCCGGACAATAAATACACGGTTACTACCTCAGTGGTAGATGGTAAAAATCAGTTTGCACTTAAATTCAAAGATGATATTCACTCGGCATACCGCATCGAATACAAGACAAAGGCATCAGAACGTGTATTCAAAAATGGTAATGTCACTAATGAAGTGATTTTTGGTGAACATAAAGAATCATCTTCCCAGAATATCACCCAACAAATATTGTCCAAGGGAAACAGCAATATCCATTACCTGAACAAGACAGTAGACTGGACAATTACAATCAACAAAGACTCCAAAACAATGAATAATTTGAAGGTAACGGATACCTTCCTTAACGCAGGACTGAAGCTTGTCCCAGGAACCCTCGTAATTAAACCGGCCGGGGGAGGTGCTGCCGTCGTTACAGAGGTAGTCTATACGGAGCACAACCCTGTGACGGCAACCGACGGGTTTACGATCATTTTCAAAGCGCCGATTCATGAACCGTATACCATCACCTATACCACACAGTTCAATTATGACTGGCTCTCGGAGGGAGAAGACCGCTTCGTTAATCAGGCAGTGCTGGAATGGTTAGAGACCGGAGAAACCGATGTGCGGACAATAACGGAAACTTCAACGTTCAATCCTAGAGCTGAAGTGAAAAATAACGGCCTTAAGAACGGTTCTTACGATGCTCTTGCCAAGAAAATCACTTGGAATATCGGGGCTAACTATAATATGAAATCCCTGGCCAAGGCCAAACTGACAGATACGATCAGCGAAGGCCAAATTGTAGATCTGGATTCCGTTAAGGTGTTCAAATGGGTCTACGGCAAGAACGGGAACCCTGATGAGGATGTAAACGTCAATGAAGAGGATTACAAGGTGACTCTGAGCGGCGGGAAGCTGGAGATAAGCTTTAATAAAACGATCAATTATGCATTTTATGTTACCTTTAAGACTTCATTCGCCGGTCAGGTTATCGACCTGAAGGAAGTTAACAACACTGCGGTTCTGTATGACGGTACGGCCCGGGAATCCGCTGACCTGAATGCTTCTGTCAACATTCCTAACGGGGGCGAATATATCAACAAAACAGGGGCGCAAAACGGAAATAAGATTGATTGGACGGTATATATTAACCGGAATCAATCTGTTGTGAAGGATGCTGTACTAACAGACCTTCCGAGTGCGAACCAAATTCTGCTCACCAACACTTATCATCTCTACAAGACAAATGTTGCGGCCAACGGAACAATAACGCCAGCCAGTGAGGAACTGGTTAACGGGAAGGATTATACTCTGAAATTTCTGAAGGACAGTGACGGTAAAGAAAGCTTCCAGCTGAAGTTTGTAAGTGAAATTTCAGAAGCCTATATCCTTAAGTACCAGTCACTGATTGCTGCACAGAATAACGAGCAGGTTAGTAATGAGGTAAACCTCGAAGGGAAAAATGTAAAAGAAGTGACCAAAGACAGCAATTCCGAAATCACGGTTAAGCTCTCAAGCGGATCTGGTACAGGAAGCGGTGTAAGAGGTACCCTTAGTATTGAGAAGATCGATGCCAGCAATCATAGTAAAACTCTCCAGGGAGCTGAATTTGATTTATTCCGTATCGCCGGCAATGAGCAGATTTGGATTAATTCGGGAGTTACTAATGTAGAAGGTAAGCTTGAATTCACTAAATTGCTCGGAGGCGATTACACAGTAATCGAAAAAACTTCACCTGCAGGTTACGTGTTAGATACGACGCCTCATCCAGTCAAAATCAATTCAACTACAGGTATAGAGCTGCAAATTACAAATAAAACAACAGTTGTGCCGACAGTGGCGCCAACGGTATCACCGTCACCGACAGCATCGCCGACTTTAGCGCCAACAGTAGCACCAACAGTAGCACCGACTATAGCTCCAACGGCAACGCCAACAGTAGCACCGACAGAAGCGCCAACAGCAACACCTACTGTAGCGCCAACGGCAACGCCGACAGTAGCACCGACTGAAGCACCAACAGCAACGCCAACAATAGCACCAACGGCAACGCCGACTCCTGCGCCAACAATGGCACCAACAGAAACACCATATGTACCATCATTACCGTCGTCGACGCCAACTCCAGGCGTACCAGGGGTCGTAGTCACACCGGGTCCAACAGTAACCCCAGCAGTGACTCCAACAGCTTCACCAGAACCTACTGTTGCACCGGGAGTGACACCTGCATCTAGCAGTCCTTCTAGTCCACAACCCACCGCTGTCACTACAATAGAGGATGTTCCGATTGAGGGTGAGATCCCGCTTGGAGGGATACCTAGTATTGGTGACAAGCCTGAACATGGAACCGTCGTAATTACACCTGACGGGAAATGGAAATACACACCAGACCCTGGCTATACAGGCAAAGATAAGTTTACCATCATCATTAATAATAATGGTGAGGAGCAAGAGCTCGAAATCGAGGTAGTGGTTGACGAGGTGCCGAAAGGGACCGTAGACGAACCAGTGCAACAAGAACCTGCGAACCAAAGCGGTCTGCCGGGCAAGCTTCCGCAGACAGGAGAGGAAGCACCCATTTTGATTTACGCAGCTGGAATTGGACTGATCCTTCTCGGGTTCATACTCTCCAGGAAATTCAGGGAATCTAAAAAATAA